A stretch of the Dioscorea cayenensis subsp. rotundata cultivar TDr96_F1 chromosome 4, TDr96_F1_v2_PseudoChromosome.rev07_lg8_w22 25.fasta, whole genome shotgun sequence genome encodes the following:
- the LOC120257924 gene encoding putative protein TPRXL, which translates to MDQVIVFAVMMMMMMMMSSSMAYDFYVGGRDGWVQNPKEKYNNWAGRMRFQVNDKLVFKYKKEDSVLVVNKVDYDACNVSNPIKKLDGGDSVFVLDRSGPFFFIGGSPTKCANGQKLIVVVLAPRPKKPISPPSSPSPSSPPSPPSSSPSPSSPPSPPPSSPSPSPSTTPPSPSSSTPSSSPSPSPSSSTPSSSPSSSPSPITSSPSPSPSSLSSPSPTPTPSSPSASPSSTPSSPSASPSSSPSPSPPSSTSPSPSTSSSPSPSSSSNPPASSPPSSSSTPGTPPPSSQSSTPPSPSSTSNDQSSPPPPSPPSSSHALTVSSFSFGLMVLVLSAAFLG; encoded by the exons ATGGATCAGGTGATAGTATTTgcagtgatgatgatgatgatgatgatgatgagttctTCAATGGCTTATGACTTCTACGTTGGAGGGAGAGATGGTTGGGTTCAAAACCCCAAAGAGAAGTACAACAACTGGGCTGGGAGGATGAGGTTTCAAGTCAATGACAAACTtg tgttcaAGTACAAGAAAGAAGACTCAGTGTTGGTGGTGAACAAGGTGGATTATGATGCTTGTAACGTGAGTAATCCAATAAAGAAGCTGGACGGTGGTGACTCGGTGTTTGTTCTTGACCGTTCAGGCCCTTTCTTCTTCATCGGTGGTTCTCCGACCAAGTGTGCTAATGGCCAGAAGctcattgttgttgttcttgctCCAAGACCCAAGAAACCTATTTCTCCTccttcatctccatctccatcttctcctccttctcctccttcttcatctccatctccatcttcacctccttctcctcctccttcatctccatctccatcacCTTCTACTACTCCTCCATCTCCATCCTCTTCTACCCCTTCTTCAtcaccatctccatctccatcctcttctaccccttcttcatctccatcttcatctcCATCACCTATTACTTCATCTCCATCACCATCaccttcttcattatcatctccatctccaacTCCAACTCCATCATCACCTtctgcttctccttcttcaactcCATCATCACCTtctgcttctccttcttcatctccatcACCTTCACCACCTTCATCcacatctccatctccatctacatcttcttcaccttctccatcatcatcttcaaatcCTCCTGCTTCATCaccaccatcttcttcttctactccAGGGACTCCACCACCCTCTAGTCAATCTTCAACTCCACCAAGCCCATCAAGTACTTCAAATGACCAATCTTCCcctccaccaccatcaccaccttctTCCTCTCATGCCTTGACTGTTTCTAGCTTCTCTTTTGGTCTTATGGTTCTAGTCCTATCTGCCGCCTTCCTTGGCTGA